The proteins below are encoded in one region of Halichoerus grypus chromosome X, mHalGry1.hap1.1, whole genome shotgun sequence:
- the TMSB4X gene encoding thymosin beta-4 → MSDKPDMAEIEKFDKSKLKKTETQEKNPLPSKETIEQEKQAGES, encoded by the exons ATGTCTGACAAACCCGATATGGCTGAGATTGAGAAATTCGATAAGTcgaaattgaagaagacagaaacgCAAGAGAAAAATCCACTGCCTTCAAAAGAAA CGATTGAACAGGAGAAGCAAGCAGGCGAATCGTAA